The Nocardioides sp. S-1144 genome includes a region encoding these proteins:
- a CDS encoding response regulator transcription factor, translating into MTRVLVVEDEESYSEALAYMLRKEGFEVAIAADGNAALAEFDRNGADIVLLDLMLPGLPGTEVCRAIRQTSNVPVIMVSAKDDEVDKVVGLELGADDYVTKPYSPRELVARIRAVLRRGTDPDLAPDTLEAGPVRMDVERHVVTVDGHEQRLPLKEFELLEMFLRNPGRVLTRGQLIDRVWGSDYVGDTKTLDVHVKRLRAKLEPDPGEPKYLVTVRGLGYKLDL; encoded by the coding sequence GTGACACGGGTACTCGTCGTCGAGGACGAAGAGAGCTACAGCGAGGCACTCGCCTACATGCTGCGCAAGGAGGGCTTCGAGGTCGCCATCGCCGCCGACGGCAACGCCGCCCTGGCCGAGTTCGACCGCAACGGGGCCGACATCGTCCTGCTCGACCTGATGCTGCCGGGCCTGCCCGGCACCGAGGTGTGCCGCGCGATCCGCCAGACGTCGAACGTGCCGGTGATCATGGTCAGCGCCAAGGACGACGAGGTCGACAAGGTCGTCGGGCTCGAGCTGGGCGCCGACGACTACGTCACCAAGCCGTACTCGCCGAGGGAGCTCGTGGCTCGCATCCGCGCTGTGCTGCGCCGCGGCACCGACCCCGACCTCGCGCCCGACACCCTCGAGGCCGGCCCGGTGCGGATGGACGTCGAGCGCCACGTCGTCACCGTCGACGGCCACGAGCAGCGGCTGCCGCTCAAGGAGTTCGAGCTGCTCGAGATGTTCCTGCGCAACCCCGGGCGGGTGCTCACCCGCGGCCAGCTGATCGACCGCGTCTGGGGCTCCGACTACGTCGGCGACACCAAGACCCTCGACGTCCACGTCAAGCGGCTGCGCGCCAAGCTCGAGCCCGACCCGGGCGAGCCGAAGTACCTCGTCACGGTGCGCGGGCTCGGCTACAAGCTCGACCTCTGA
- a CDS encoding DMT family transporter, whose protein sequence is MTSTPLSTPSDSHATESTPPAWLPVAAVCVTLVLWASAFVAIRHLGTDFGPGPLSLGRLLVGALALGVVALGRGVPRPTGRQWVSLVTIGVLWFGVYNIALNEGERRVDAGTAAMLIQVSPVLIAVLAAIFLSERFTPQLALGLTLAFSGVAVIGLAGSPDGDRDVVGVALCLLAAVVYAVSLVLQKPLVASLPAVHVTWLACSVGAVACLPFAGGLVTEVGDAPASSVAWLVYLGVFPTAIAFTTYAFALRHMSASSLGVTTYIVPVLTIVMSLVFLDEVPPGAAYVGGALALVGVAVARRTARPRPIPPG, encoded by the coding sequence GTGACCAGCACGCCCCTCAGCACGCCGTCGGACTCGCACGCCACGGAGTCCACCCCGCCGGCCTGGCTGCCGGTGGCGGCGGTCTGCGTGACGCTGGTGCTGTGGGCCTCCGCGTTCGTGGCGATCCGGCACCTCGGCACCGACTTCGGCCCCGGTCCGCTCTCGCTGGGCCGGCTGCTCGTCGGCGCCCTGGCGCTCGGCGTGGTCGCGCTCGGGCGCGGCGTGCCGCGGCCGACCGGGCGGCAGTGGGTCTCGCTCGTGACGATCGGCGTGCTGTGGTTCGGCGTCTACAACATCGCCCTCAACGAGGGCGAGCGGCGCGTCGACGCGGGCACCGCGGCGATGCTCATCCAGGTCTCGCCGGTGCTGATCGCCGTGCTGGCCGCGATCTTCCTGTCCGAGCGGTTCACCCCGCAGCTCGCGCTGGGCCTGACCCTGGCGTTCAGCGGGGTGGCGGTGATCGGGCTGGCCGGCTCCCCCGACGGTGATCGGGACGTCGTCGGCGTCGCGCTGTGCCTGCTGGCCGCGGTGGTCTACGCGGTGAGCCTGGTGCTGCAGAAACCCCTGGTCGCGAGCCTGCCCGCCGTCCACGTGACGTGGCTGGCCTGCTCGGTCGGGGCGGTCGCCTGCCTGCCGTTCGCCGGCGGGCTGGTCACCGAGGTCGGCGACGCGCCGGCGTCCTCGGTGGCGTGGCTGGTCTACCTCGGGGTCTTCCCGACGGCGATCGCGTTCACGACCTACGCCTTCGCGCTGCGGCACATGAGCGCGTCCAGCCTCGGGGTCACGACCTACATCGTGCCCGTGCTGACCATCGTGATGAGCCTGGTGTTCCTCGACGAGGTGCCGCCCGGAGCGGCCTACGTCGGCGGGGCCCTGGCCCTCGTCGGGGTCGCCGTCGCCCGTCGGACGGCGCGCCCCCGGCCGATCCCGCCCGGCTGA
- a CDS encoding DUF1304 domain-containing protein, giving the protein MNVVAGVLVGLVAAIHVLIVVVEMALWTSPTGRRIFGTDPEFARATKALAGNQGLYNGFLVAGLGWGLVSGEQDVRLFFLGCVAVAGLYGAATVSPRILLAQTVPAVLAGAAVLAA; this is encoded by the coding sequence ATGAACGTCGTCGCAGGGGTCCTGGTCGGTCTGGTCGCCGCCATCCACGTCCTCATCGTCGTGGTCGAGATGGCCCTGTGGACCTCGCCGACCGGGCGCCGCATCTTCGGGACCGATCCCGAGTTCGCCCGCGCCACCAAGGCGCTCGCCGGCAACCAGGGGCTCTACAACGGCTTCCTCGTCGCGGGACTCGGCTGGGGCCTGGTCTCCGGCGAGCAGGACGTGCGGCTGTTCTTCCTCGGCTGCGTCGCGGTCGCCGGGCTGTACGGCGCCGCCACGGTCTCGCCGCGGATCCTCCTCGCGCAGACCGTGCCCGCGGTGCTCGCGGGCGCCGCCGTGCTGGCGGCCTGA
- a CDS encoding FliA/WhiG family RNA polymerase sigma factor: protein MGVEIESVDDLWRRYKSTGSPELRNQLVLQYSPLVKYVAGRVRSALPQTVESADLVSEGVIGLMDAIDRFDHDRGLQFQTYAVPRIRGAIIDSIRAADWVPRSVRTRLRDVVRAREELQHRLNRAPTDDEVCDEAGITLRELRKLKERPTSFSHADDEEMAVLDDLAPAVDAALEDEDTRRALLAALATLPERDQIVIALYFFEGLTLSEIGQVLSVTESRVSQLRSRATASLRTGLAQVLSG from the coding sequence GTGGGTGTCGAGATCGAGTCGGTCGACGACCTGTGGCGTCGCTACAAGTCGACGGGGTCGCCCGAGCTGCGCAACCAGCTGGTGCTGCAGTACTCGCCGCTGGTCAAGTACGTCGCCGGCCGCGTGCGCAGCGCCCTGCCGCAGACCGTGGAGTCCGCGGACCTGGTCTCCGAGGGCGTCATCGGCCTGATGGACGCCATCGACCGGTTCGACCACGACCGAGGCCTGCAGTTCCAGACCTACGCCGTCCCGCGGATCCGGGGCGCGATCATCGACAGCATCCGCGCCGCCGACTGGGTGCCGCGCTCGGTCCGCACCCGGCTGCGCGACGTCGTCCGGGCGCGCGAGGAGCTGCAGCACCGGCTCAACCGCGCGCCGACCGACGACGAAGTGTGCGACGAGGCCGGCATCACGCTGCGCGAGCTCCGTAAGCTCAAGGAGCGCCCCACGTCGTTCTCGCACGCCGACGACGAGGAGATGGCCGTCCTCGACGACCTCGCCCCCGCCGTCGACGCCGCCCTCGAGGACGAGGACACCCGCCGGGCCCTCCTCGCCGCCCTCGCGACCCTGCCCGAGCGCGACCAGATCGTCATCGCCCTGTACTTCTTCGAGGGCCTCACCCTCAGCGAGATCGGTCAGGTCCTCTCGGTCACCGAGTCCCGGGTCAGCCAGCTCCGCAGCCGCGCGACCGCGTCCCTGCGCACCGGCCTGGCGCAGGTGCTCAGCGGGTAG
- a CDS encoding type IV pilin protein: MINRLQKSMDEKDKGFTLVELLVVIVIIGILAGIAIPLFLNQRQKGVEAGIKSDLKAAATVQETYFVDKGEYAANITALEGAGFKATEKNKITVALAGGGDGFCIAGANDGADKSWHYNSLTGGLAEGACAAAPDPAP; this comes from the coding sequence ATGATCAACCGCCTGCAGAAGTCCATGGACGAGAAGGACAAGGGCTTCACCCTGGTCGAGCTCCTCGTCGTCATCGTGATCATCGGCATCCTCGCCGGCATCGCCATCCCGCTGTTCCTCAACCAGCGCCAGAAGGGCGTCGAGGCCGGCATCAAGTCCGACCTCAAGGCCGCCGCCACCGTGCAGGAGACCTACTTCGTCGACAAGGGCGAGTACGCAGCCAACATCACCGCTCTTGAGGGCGCCGGTTTTAAGGCCACCGAGAAGAACAAGATCACCGTGGCGCTGGCCGGCGGCGGTGACGGCTTCTGCATCGCCGGCGCGAACGACGGTGCCGACAAGAGCTGGCACTACAACTCCCTGACCGGCGGCCTCGCCGAGGGTGCTTGCGCCGCCGCCCCCGACCCCGCTCCCTGA
- a CDS encoding pilus assembly PilX family protein, protein METLTTPDPAPRDRGSALLVVMVTMTIVIALVTVGLNHAVHGVKFTDRQADWNLALAAAEAGVDDYLARLNKDDNYWQTADCSNIALQGDPAVTKTKSSCGWNASTPLGWRAVVSKRSASGRAPAGTFHYDVDVSETPIDGTILVRATGRVGEITRTTQVVLRRGGFGEFLYYTVYETTDPGNEAIYSDLATAATQCTRYFWGNPRRSTSYCNDINFITGDRINGPMHSNDAILVQGTPRFNGTTTTSYPTCRGATSPTACYRAGSGANPTFTKGIGYRAEIELPTSIGDMRQYVTRTKVPDDRLGCLYTGPTRIVANADGTMRVWSKWSGRTGGPALQNTAGCGTATALQSAGGASISVPHNKVILVQNVPSGQSTPASGACATGAIGDGLPVAGDYNTALTENDCRNGNLYLEGVVKGRVTMVADNNIVVTGDTTYQGGENGVDALGLIAENSVKIYHPVERQCTASNRYGCTTYGYVNIRRNNDRAVLTNVSLHAAVLTLQHSFGVQAYNYGTMLGSLRIYGSLAQRFRGPVGTTGSGGTGYLKDYNYDSRLRYSPPPYFLDPVRSGWGQKVYGEVAPRY, encoded by the coding sequence ATGGAGACCCTCACCACGCCGGACCCCGCGCCGCGGGACCGCGGCTCCGCGCTCCTCGTCGTCATGGTCACGATGACCATCGTGATCGCCCTGGTCACCGTCGGCCTCAACCACGCCGTCCACGGGGTGAAGTTCACCGACCGGCAGGCCGACTGGAACCTCGCCCTGGCCGCTGCGGAGGCCGGCGTCGACGACTACCTGGCCCGGCTGAACAAGGACGACAACTACTGGCAGACCGCCGACTGCAGCAACATCGCACTGCAGGGGGACCCCGCGGTGACGAAGACGAAGTCGTCGTGCGGCTGGAACGCCTCCACGCCGCTGGGCTGGCGCGCGGTGGTCAGCAAGCGGTCGGCCAGCGGCAGGGCCCCGGCCGGCACGTTCCACTACGACGTCGACGTCAGCGAGACCCCCATCGACGGGACCATCCTGGTCCGCGCGACCGGACGGGTCGGCGAGATCACCCGCACCACCCAGGTGGTGCTGCGCCGCGGCGGGTTCGGGGAGTTCCTCTACTACACCGTCTACGAGACCACCGACCCGGGCAACGAGGCGATCTACTCCGACCTCGCCACCGCGGCGACCCAGTGCACGCGCTACTTCTGGGGCAACCCCAGGCGCAGCACGTCGTACTGCAACGACATCAACTTCATCACCGGCGACCGGATCAACGGGCCGATGCACAGCAACGACGCGATCCTCGTCCAGGGGACGCCACGCTTCAACGGCACCACGACGACGTCGTACCCGACCTGTCGGGGCGCGACCTCGCCCACCGCGTGCTACCGGGCCGGCAGCGGCGCCAACCCGACCTTCACCAAGGGCATCGGCTACCGCGCCGAGATCGAGCTCCCGACCAGCATCGGCGACATGCGCCAGTACGTGACCAGGACCAAGGTGCCCGACGACCGCCTCGGCTGTCTGTACACCGGACCCACGCGGATCGTCGCGAACGCCGACGGCACGATGCGGGTGTGGAGCAAGTGGTCCGGGAGGACCGGAGGACCCGCACTCCAGAACACCGCGGGCTGTGGGACGGCGACCGCGCTGCAGAGCGCCGGCGGTGCCTCCATCAGCGTGCCGCACAACAAGGTGATCCTGGTCCAGAACGTGCCGTCCGGACAGTCGACACCGGCCTCCGGCGCCTGCGCGACGGGCGCGATCGGTGACGGTCTCCCCGTGGCCGGCGACTACAACACCGCCCTGACCGAGAACGACTGCCGAAACGGCAACCTCTACCTCGAGGGCGTGGTCAAGGGGCGGGTGACCATGGTGGCCGACAACAACATCGTCGTCACCGGGGACACCACCTACCAGGGCGGCGAGAACGGGGTCGACGCGCTCGGGCTGATCGCGGAGAACTCGGTGAAGATCTACCACCCGGTCGAGCGGCAGTGCACCGCCTCCAACCGGTACGGCTGCACCACCTACGGCTACGTCAACATCAGGCGCAACAACGACCGTGCCGTCCTGACGAACGTGAGCCTCCACGCGGCGGTGCTGACCCTCCAGCACAGCTTCGGGGTGCAGGCCTACAACTACGGGACCATGCTGGGCAGCCTGCGGATCTACGGCTCCCTGGCCCAGCGCTTCCGTGGACCGGTCGGCACCACGGGCTCCGGAGGCACCGGATACCTCAAGGACTACAACTACGACAGCCGGCTCCGGTACTCCCCGCCGCCGTACTTCCTGGACCCGGTCCGCTCCGGGTGGGGCCAGAAGGTCTACGGCGAGGTCGCGCCGCGCTACTGA
- a CDS encoding PulJ/GspJ family protein yields the protein MGLAEMMVAIGIFTLVMVALGSTAVLAIRTVGQMQNRVDNATQTELGMSSTSKVLRTAVLPKQLDESTCPTCEESAVIKATTTEITFHANLGRSSIGPSLVTLVVLQDPRRAGTAVLEQRTIDPTAGPNNTYTFCNPAVSGCRVQKRVLARTLVWPTAPVFSYYDTDGLRMTATTLSATQKARISSVDVVLSAQARPGQDRWGPLTAVQRVRLPNVEINVSDTTE from the coding sequence ATGGGGCTGGCCGAGATGATGGTGGCGATCGGGATCTTCACCCTGGTCATGGTGGCCCTGGGCTCCACCGCCGTGCTGGCCATCCGGACCGTCGGGCAGATGCAGAACCGGGTCGACAACGCCACCCAGACCGAGCTCGGCATGAGCTCGACGAGCAAGGTGCTGCGCACCGCGGTGCTCCCCAAGCAGCTCGACGAGTCGACCTGCCCCACGTGCGAGGAGAGCGCGGTGATCAAGGCGACCACGACCGAGATCACCTTCCACGCCAACCTGGGGCGCTCGTCGATCGGCCCGAGCCTGGTGACCCTCGTGGTCCTCCAGGACCCGAGGCGGGCCGGGACCGCGGTCCTCGAGCAGCGCACGATCGACCCGACCGCGGGCCCCAACAACACCTACACGTTCTGCAACCCCGCCGTCAGCGGGTGCCGCGTCCAGAAGCGGGTGCTCGCGCGGACGCTCGTCTGGCCCACGGCCCCGGTCTTCAGCTACTACGACACCGACGGGTTGCGGATGACCGCCACCACCCTCTCCGCCACGCAGAAGGCCAGGATCTCCAGCGTCGACGTCGTCCTCAGCGCCCAGGCCCGACCGGGCCAGGACCGCTGGGGCCCGTTGACCGCCGTCCAGCGGGTCCGGCTGCCCAACGTCGAGATCAACGTCAGCGACACCACGGAGTAG
- a CDS encoding carboxypeptidase-like regulatory domain-containing protein: MTLIEVIVAVALFGVLSSAVLVVVTSMIDVSNDDGRRTVAGNLAARELEITREVFASQTRGPERVAEGRNKNPLPGGTVGQPLVVDGIPYTVVTTVDDQQLDKAYASTCDQDNGNFAFKSVHVEVTWDGMGGREPVVMDTIMTPPKGSYIAGAGHIGVKVIDALGLPRAGVTVTARSTTSGATTGSVVTSEDGCALLLNQLPGSYEVRATAAGFVSQQGEAAPTLTANVQTGMLWKGSFFYDKAASMEIGVCPPPDGYPLPTSFASTPISLGHPSLLPAGAKAFASTATRSREHCEFRDDDGEGKGEQRDAEVRRLNNLWPYPSGYQSWVGSCAPNDPAWTGYETPGRDQPVGVEPGSVSRTITTLQPITVRLPPLTSLRAVEAVPLSSVTTAGAGVACPGGATITLIPVGSVTLGATMRTSLPIGLWRVQRAGGAGTTTVILVTKEAPVQAVVL; this comes from the coding sequence ATGACCCTCATCGAGGTCATCGTCGCGGTCGCCCTGTTCGGCGTTCTCAGCAGCGCCGTGCTGGTCGTGGTCACCTCGATGATCGACGTGTCGAACGACGACGGACGCCGCACCGTGGCCGGCAACCTCGCCGCCCGCGAGCTCGAGATCACGCGCGAGGTGTTCGCCAGCCAGACCCGCGGTCCGGAGCGGGTCGCCGAGGGCCGGAACAAGAACCCGCTGCCCGGCGGCACGGTGGGCCAGCCCCTGGTCGTGGACGGGATCCCGTACACGGTCGTCACCACGGTCGACGACCAGCAGCTCGACAAGGCGTACGCCTCGACCTGCGACCAGGACAACGGCAACTTCGCCTTCAAGTCGGTGCACGTCGAGGTCACCTGGGACGGCATGGGTGGCCGCGAGCCCGTGGTGATGGACACCATCATGACCCCGCCGAAGGGCAGCTACATCGCCGGCGCGGGGCACATCGGGGTCAAGGTGATCGACGCCCTGGGGCTGCCGCGGGCCGGCGTCACCGTGACCGCGAGGTCCACGACCAGCGGCGCCACGACCGGCTCGGTGGTCACCAGCGAGGACGGCTGCGCCCTCCTGCTCAACCAGCTGCCCGGCTCGTACGAGGTCAGGGCGACGGCGGCGGGCTTCGTGAGCCAGCAGGGCGAGGCAGCGCCCACGCTGACGGCCAACGTCCAGACCGGGATGCTCTGGAAGGGGAGCTTCTTCTACGACAAGGCGGCGTCGATGGAGATCGGGGTGTGTCCGCCGCCCGACGGCTACCCCCTGCCGACCAGCTTCGCCTCGACCCCGATCAGCCTGGGTCACCCGAGCCTGCTGCCGGCCGGGGCCAAGGCCTTCGCCTCGACCGCCACGCGGTCGAGGGAGCACTGCGAGTTCCGCGACGACGACGGGGAGGGCAAGGGGGAGCAGCGGGACGCGGAGGTCCGGCGCCTCAACAACCTGTGGCCCTACCCCTCCGGCTACCAGTCGTGGGTGGGCAGCTGCGCGCCGAACGACCCCGCCTGGACCGGCTACGAGACCCCCGGCCGTGACCAGCCGGTCGGCGTCGAGCCGGGGAGCGTGTCGAGGACGATCACCACCCTGCAGCCGATCACGGTCCGGCTCCCCCCGCTCACCTCGCTGCGAGCCGTCGAGGCCGTGCCGCTGTCCTCGGTGACCACCGCCGGCGCCGGGGTCGCGTGCCCGGGTGGCGCGACGATCACCCTGATCCCGGTGGGCAGCGTGACCCTGGGGGCCACCATGAGGACGAGCCTCCCGATCGGGCTCTGGCGGGTCCAGCGCGCCGGCGGTGCCGGCACCACCACCGTCATCCTGGTCACCAAGGAAGCCCCGGTCCAGGCGGTGGTCCTGTGA